In the Gossypium raimondii isolate GPD5lz chromosome 9, ASM2569854v1, whole genome shotgun sequence genome, one interval contains:
- the LOC105800670 gene encoding uncharacterized protein LOC105800670 isoform X3, with translation MRDSSLRAEDLNAPSTSSSRKTSNVFHLLAQREVSPRTKRSSRKLWGEESKSHLDSCRPKCLAKRDARSDLLSWVESESLQHFSAKYCPLLPPPRSTIAAAFSPDGKTLASTHGDHTVKIIDCQTGNCLKVLSGHRRTPWVVRFHPLYPEILASGSLDHEVRLWNANTAECIGTRDFYRPIASIAFHAQGEVLAVASGHKLYIWHYNRRGETSSPAIILKTRRSLRAVHFHPYAAPFLLTAEVNDLDSSDSSMTVATSPGFLRYPAPTNVDGDTGSNGVHQRGNQPASVRLLTYSTPTGQYELLLSPVEPNSSSPLPEETGANPLPTEMETDVSNSAMEPMEMMEVQSVERTTQFFPFGDPTSWELPFLQGWLIGQTQAGQRNMHLAAGGGHENSLPAGETGTSASVASSGMVPSVSQTRVSGRPSSRHRSSRSRMVSSSGTGESGYSNIIHESSDPQPAVGRIPSELATSLAAAVAAELPCTVKLRIWPHDMKDPCAFLDPEKCRLTIPHAVLCSEMGAHFSPCGRFLAACVACVLPHLEADPGVQSQLNSDVAGVATSPTRHPILAHRVMYELRIYSLEEATFGLVLASRAIRAAHCLTSIQFSPTSEHILLAYGRRHSSLLKSVIIDGQTTVPIYTILEVYRVSDMELVRVLPSAEDEVNVACFHPSVGGGLVYGTKEGKLRILQYDSSNSTTHNVSGFLDENMFEVPTYALEC, from the exons ATGAGAGATTCTTCACTGCGGGCCGAAGATTTGAATGCGCCATCAACTTCCAGCTCGCGAAAGACCAG CAATGTCTTTCATTTATTGGCACAAAGAGAAGTTTCTCCACGAACAAAACGGTCATCTCGAAAGCTATGGGGAGAAGAGTCAAAGAGCCATCTTGATTCCTGCAGGCCAAAATGTCTAGCAAAAAGAGATGCTAGATCTGATCTTCTTTCCTG GGTAGAGTCAGAGTCGTTGCAGCATTTTTCAGCAAAATACTGCCCATTGTTGCCTCCTCCAAGGTCTACTATTGCAGCAGCCTTCAGTCCTGACGGAAAAACACTTGCTTCTACACA TGGAGATCATACAGTTAAGATTATTGATTGCCAAACTGGCAACTGTTTGAAGGTGTTGAGTGGTCATCGCAGGACACCGTGGGTG GTCAGATTCCATCCATTGTATCCAGAGATACTTGCAAGTGGAAGTTTGGACCATGAAGTTCGCTTGTGGAATGCAAATACTGCTGAGTGTATAGGGACACGTGATTTCT ACCGCCCTATTGCATCCATTGCTTTCCATGCTCAAGGGGAAGTTCTTGCAGTAGCCTCAGGACATAAG TTATATATATGGCATTACAACAGGAGGGGAGAGACATCCTCTCCGGCTATTATACTGAAGACGAGACGCTCACTTCGAGCTGTGCATTTTCATCCATATGCGGCTCCTTTTCTTTTGACTGCTGAG GTCAATGATCTTGACTCATCTGATTCGTCAATGACAGTGGCAACTTCTCCTGGTTTCTTGCGATATCCAGCCCCAACT AATGTTGATGGTGACACTGGTTCAAATGGTGTGCATCAGAGAGGAAATCAACCTGCCTCAGTACGGCTTCTGACCTATTCAACTCCAACCGGGCAGTATGAACTTTTGTTGTCTCCTGTTGAACCAAATAGCTCTTCTCCATTGCCAGAAGAAACAGGAGCCAATCCTTTACCGACTGAGATGGAAACTGATGTTTCCAATTCTGCAATGGAGCCCATGGAGATGATGGAGGTCCAGTCTGTGGAAAGAACTACTCAGTTTTTCCCTTTTGGCGATCCTACCTCATGGGAGCTACCTTTCTTGCAAGGATGGTTAATTGGTCAGACCCAAGCTGGTCAGCGCAATATGCATTTGGCTGCTGGTGGTGGTCATGAGAATTCACTCCCAGCTGGTGAAACAGGAACTTCTGCTTCAGTAGCTTCTTCAGGTATGGTCCCGAGTGTTAGCCAAACAAGAGTTTCTGGAAGACCAAGTTCACGGCATCGTTCTTCACGTTCTCGCATGGTCTCCTCAAGTGGAACTGGTGAATCTGGTTATAGCAACATCATACATGAGAGTAGCGATCCTCAACCTGCTGTTGGCAGAATTCCATCTGAACTTGCCACATCTCTTGCGGCTGCGGTAGCAGCAGAACTACCTTGCACTGTAAAGCTTAGAATATGGCCACATGATATGAAAGACCCTTGTGCTTTCCTTGATCCCGAGAAATGTCGCTTGACCATTCCACATGCTGTGCTTTGTAG TGAAATGGGTGCACATTTTTCACCTTGTGGGAGATTTTTAGCAGCCTGTGTTGCCTGTGTGCTTCCTCATTTGGAAGCCGATCCTGGAGTTCAGAGCCAGCTTAATTCTGATGTTGCAGGAGTTGCTACCTCCCCCACACGACACCCGATTTTGGCACACCGGGTTATGTATGAGCTTCGTATATATTCGCTTGAGGAGGCCAC ATTTGGGTTGGTGCTTGCTTCACGGGCAATAAGAGCTGCTCACTGCTTAACATCTATTCAG TTTTCACCCACATCGGAGCATATACTACTTGCCTATGGTCGTCGCCATAGCTCACTTCTCAAAAGTGTGATAATAGATGGACAGACCACAGTGCCCATTTACACCATTCTGGAG GTGTACAGAGTTTCTGATATGGAGCTTGTGAGAGTTCTTCCAAGTGCAGAGGATGAGGTAAATGTAGCTTGCTTTCATCCTTCTGTCGGAGGTGGCCTTGTATATGGAACAAAG GAAGGAAAGCTAAGGATTCTCCAGTATGATAGTTCTAATAGTACAACTCATAATGTGTCCGGTTTTCTTGATGAAAATATGTTCGAG GTCCCAACATATGCCTTAGAATGCTAG
- the LOC105800670 gene encoding uncharacterized protein LOC105800670 isoform X2 translates to MRDSSLRAEDLNAPSTSSSRKTSNVFHLLAQREVSPRTKRSSRKLWGEESKSHLDSCRPKCLAKRDARSDLLSWVESESLQHFSAKYCPLLPPPRSTIAAAFSPDGKTLASTHGDHTVKIIDCQTGNCLKVLSGHRRTPWVVRFHPLYPEILASGSLDHEVRLWNANTAECIGTRDFYRPIASIAFHAQGEVLAVASGHKLYIWHYNRRGETSSPAIILKTRRSLRAVHFHPYAAPFLLTAEVNDLDSSDSSMTVATSPGFLRYPAPTVYLANDRPNLNVDGDTGSNGVHQRGNQPASVRLLTYSTPTGQYELLLSPVEPNSSSPLPEETGANPLPTEMETDVSNSAMEPMEMMEVQSVERTTQFFPFGDPTSWELPFLQGWLIGQTQAGQRNMHLAAGGGHENSLPAGETGTSASVASSGMVPSVSQTRVSGRPSSRHRSSRSRMVSSSGTGESGYSNIIHESSDPQPAVGRIPSELATSLAAAVAAELPCTVKLRIWPHDMKDPCAFLDPEKCRLTIPHAVLCSEMGAHFSPCGRFLAACVACVLPHLEADPGVQSQLNSDVAGVATSPTRHPILAHRVMYELRIYSLEEATFGLVLASRAIRAAHCLTSIQFSPTSEHILLAYGRRHSSLLKSVIIDGQTTVPIYTILEVYRVSDMELVRVLPSAEDEVNVACFHPSVGGGLVYGTKEGKLRILQYDSSNSTTHNVSGFLDENMFEVPTYALEC, encoded by the exons ATGAGAGATTCTTCACTGCGGGCCGAAGATTTGAATGCGCCATCAACTTCCAGCTCGCGAAAGACCAG CAATGTCTTTCATTTATTGGCACAAAGAGAAGTTTCTCCACGAACAAAACGGTCATCTCGAAAGCTATGGGGAGAAGAGTCAAAGAGCCATCTTGATTCCTGCAGGCCAAAATGTCTAGCAAAAAGAGATGCTAGATCTGATCTTCTTTCCTG GGTAGAGTCAGAGTCGTTGCAGCATTTTTCAGCAAAATACTGCCCATTGTTGCCTCCTCCAAGGTCTACTATTGCAGCAGCCTTCAGTCCTGACGGAAAAACACTTGCTTCTACACA TGGAGATCATACAGTTAAGATTATTGATTGCCAAACTGGCAACTGTTTGAAGGTGTTGAGTGGTCATCGCAGGACACCGTGGGTG GTCAGATTCCATCCATTGTATCCAGAGATACTTGCAAGTGGAAGTTTGGACCATGAAGTTCGCTTGTGGAATGCAAATACTGCTGAGTGTATAGGGACACGTGATTTCT ACCGCCCTATTGCATCCATTGCTTTCCATGCTCAAGGGGAAGTTCTTGCAGTAGCCTCAGGACATAAG TTATATATATGGCATTACAACAGGAGGGGAGAGACATCCTCTCCGGCTATTATACTGAAGACGAGACGCTCACTTCGAGCTGTGCATTTTCATCCATATGCGGCTCCTTTTCTTTTGACTGCTGAG GTCAATGATCTTGACTCATCTGATTCGTCAATGACAGTGGCAACTTCTCCTGGTTTCTTGCGATATCCAGCCCCAACTGTATATTTGGCTAATGATCGACCTAATTTG AATGTTGATGGTGACACTGGTTCAAATGGTGTGCATCAGAGAGGAAATCAACCTGCCTCAGTACGGCTTCTGACCTATTCAACTCCAACCGGGCAGTATGAACTTTTGTTGTCTCCTGTTGAACCAAATAGCTCTTCTCCATTGCCAGAAGAAACAGGAGCCAATCCTTTACCGACTGAGATGGAAACTGATGTTTCCAATTCTGCAATGGAGCCCATGGAGATGATGGAGGTCCAGTCTGTGGAAAGAACTACTCAGTTTTTCCCTTTTGGCGATCCTACCTCATGGGAGCTACCTTTCTTGCAAGGATGGTTAATTGGTCAGACCCAAGCTGGTCAGCGCAATATGCATTTGGCTGCTGGTGGTGGTCATGAGAATTCACTCCCAGCTGGTGAAACAGGAACTTCTGCTTCAGTAGCTTCTTCAGGTATGGTCCCGAGTGTTAGCCAAACAAGAGTTTCTGGAAGACCAAGTTCACGGCATCGTTCTTCACGTTCTCGCATGGTCTCCTCAAGTGGAACTGGTGAATCTGGTTATAGCAACATCATACATGAGAGTAGCGATCCTCAACCTGCTGTTGGCAGAATTCCATCTGAACTTGCCACATCTCTTGCGGCTGCGGTAGCAGCAGAACTACCTTGCACTGTAAAGCTTAGAATATGGCCACATGATATGAAAGACCCTTGTGCTTTCCTTGATCCCGAGAAATGTCGCTTGACCATTCCACATGCTGTGCTTTGTAG TGAAATGGGTGCACATTTTTCACCTTGTGGGAGATTTTTAGCAGCCTGTGTTGCCTGTGTGCTTCCTCATTTGGAAGCCGATCCTGGAGTTCAGAGCCAGCTTAATTCTGATGTTGCAGGAGTTGCTACCTCCCCCACACGACACCCGATTTTGGCACACCGGGTTATGTATGAGCTTCGTATATATTCGCTTGAGGAGGCCAC ATTTGGGTTGGTGCTTGCTTCACGGGCAATAAGAGCTGCTCACTGCTTAACATCTATTCAG TTTTCACCCACATCGGAGCATATACTACTTGCCTATGGTCGTCGCCATAGCTCACTTCTCAAAAGTGTGATAATAGATGGACAGACCACAGTGCCCATTTACACCATTCTGGAG GTGTACAGAGTTTCTGATATGGAGCTTGTGAGAGTTCTTCCAAGTGCAGAGGATGAGGTAAATGTAGCTTGCTTTCATCCTTCTGTCGGAGGTGGCCTTGTATATGGAACAAAG GAAGGAAAGCTAAGGATTCTCCAGTATGATAGTTCTAATAGTACAACTCATAATGTGTCCGGTTTTCTTGATGAAAATATGTTCGAG GTCCCAACATATGCCTTAGAATGCTAG
- the LOC105800670 gene encoding uncharacterized protein LOC105800670 isoform X1, producing MRDSSLRAEDLNAPSTSSSRKTSNVFHLLAQREVSPRTKRSSRKLWGEESKSHLDSCRPKCLAKRDARSDLLSWVESESLQHFSAKYCPLLPPPRSTIAAAFSPDGKTLASTHGDHTVKIIDCQTGNCLKVLSGHRRTPWVVRFHPLYPEILASGSLDHEVRLWNANTAECIGTRDFYRPIASIAFHAQGEVLAVASGHKLYIWHYNRRGETSSPAIILKTRRSLRAVHFHPYAAPFLLTAEVNDLDSSDSSMTVATSPGFLRYPAPTVYLANDRPNLANELPLMSLPFMIWPLFARDNGRTSLQNVDGDTGSNGVHQRGNQPASVRLLTYSTPTGQYELLLSPVEPNSSSPLPEETGANPLPTEMETDVSNSAMEPMEMMEVQSVERTTQFFPFGDPTSWELPFLQGWLIGQTQAGQRNMHLAAGGGHENSLPAGETGTSASVASSGMVPSVSQTRVSGRPSSRHRSSRSRMVSSSGTGESGYSNIIHESSDPQPAVGRIPSELATSLAAAVAAELPCTVKLRIWPHDMKDPCAFLDPEKCRLTIPHAVLCSEMGAHFSPCGRFLAACVACVLPHLEADPGVQSQLNSDVAGVATSPTRHPILAHRVMYELRIYSLEEATFGLVLASRAIRAAHCLTSIQFSPTSEHILLAYGRRHSSLLKSVIIDGQTTVPIYTILEVYRVSDMELVRVLPSAEDEVNVACFHPSVGGGLVYGTKEGKLRILQYDSSNSTTHNVSGFLDENMFEVPTYALEC from the exons ATGAGAGATTCTTCACTGCGGGCCGAAGATTTGAATGCGCCATCAACTTCCAGCTCGCGAAAGACCAG CAATGTCTTTCATTTATTGGCACAAAGAGAAGTTTCTCCACGAACAAAACGGTCATCTCGAAAGCTATGGGGAGAAGAGTCAAAGAGCCATCTTGATTCCTGCAGGCCAAAATGTCTAGCAAAAAGAGATGCTAGATCTGATCTTCTTTCCTG GGTAGAGTCAGAGTCGTTGCAGCATTTTTCAGCAAAATACTGCCCATTGTTGCCTCCTCCAAGGTCTACTATTGCAGCAGCCTTCAGTCCTGACGGAAAAACACTTGCTTCTACACA TGGAGATCATACAGTTAAGATTATTGATTGCCAAACTGGCAACTGTTTGAAGGTGTTGAGTGGTCATCGCAGGACACCGTGGGTG GTCAGATTCCATCCATTGTATCCAGAGATACTTGCAAGTGGAAGTTTGGACCATGAAGTTCGCTTGTGGAATGCAAATACTGCTGAGTGTATAGGGACACGTGATTTCT ACCGCCCTATTGCATCCATTGCTTTCCATGCTCAAGGGGAAGTTCTTGCAGTAGCCTCAGGACATAAG TTATATATATGGCATTACAACAGGAGGGGAGAGACATCCTCTCCGGCTATTATACTGAAGACGAGACGCTCACTTCGAGCTGTGCATTTTCATCCATATGCGGCTCCTTTTCTTTTGACTGCTGAG GTCAATGATCTTGACTCATCTGATTCGTCAATGACAGTGGCAACTTCTCCTGGTTTCTTGCGATATCCAGCCCCAACTGTATATTTGGCTAATGATCGACCTAATTTGGCAAATGAACTACCTCTAATGTCTTTACCTTTCATGATATGGCCATTATTTGCTAGAGATAATGGGAGAACATCTTTGCAGAATGTTGATGGTGACACTGGTTCAAATGGTGTGCATCAGAGAGGAAATCAACCTGCCTCAGTACGGCTTCTGACCTATTCAACTCCAACCGGGCAGTATGAACTTTTGTTGTCTCCTGTTGAACCAAATAGCTCTTCTCCATTGCCAGAAGAAACAGGAGCCAATCCTTTACCGACTGAGATGGAAACTGATGTTTCCAATTCTGCAATGGAGCCCATGGAGATGATGGAGGTCCAGTCTGTGGAAAGAACTACTCAGTTTTTCCCTTTTGGCGATCCTACCTCATGGGAGCTACCTTTCTTGCAAGGATGGTTAATTGGTCAGACCCAAGCTGGTCAGCGCAATATGCATTTGGCTGCTGGTGGTGGTCATGAGAATTCACTCCCAGCTGGTGAAACAGGAACTTCTGCTTCAGTAGCTTCTTCAGGTATGGTCCCGAGTGTTAGCCAAACAAGAGTTTCTGGAAGACCAAGTTCACGGCATCGTTCTTCACGTTCTCGCATGGTCTCCTCAAGTGGAACTGGTGAATCTGGTTATAGCAACATCATACATGAGAGTAGCGATCCTCAACCTGCTGTTGGCAGAATTCCATCTGAACTTGCCACATCTCTTGCGGCTGCGGTAGCAGCAGAACTACCTTGCACTGTAAAGCTTAGAATATGGCCACATGATATGAAAGACCCTTGTGCTTTCCTTGATCCCGAGAAATGTCGCTTGACCATTCCACATGCTGTGCTTTGTAG TGAAATGGGTGCACATTTTTCACCTTGTGGGAGATTTTTAGCAGCCTGTGTTGCCTGTGTGCTTCCTCATTTGGAAGCCGATCCTGGAGTTCAGAGCCAGCTTAATTCTGATGTTGCAGGAGTTGCTACCTCCCCCACACGACACCCGATTTTGGCACACCGGGTTATGTATGAGCTTCGTATATATTCGCTTGAGGAGGCCAC ATTTGGGTTGGTGCTTGCTTCACGGGCAATAAGAGCTGCTCACTGCTTAACATCTATTCAG TTTTCACCCACATCGGAGCATATACTACTTGCCTATGGTCGTCGCCATAGCTCACTTCTCAAAAGTGTGATAATAGATGGACAGACCACAGTGCCCATTTACACCATTCTGGAG GTGTACAGAGTTTCTGATATGGAGCTTGTGAGAGTTCTTCCAAGTGCAGAGGATGAGGTAAATGTAGCTTGCTTTCATCCTTCTGTCGGAGGTGGCCTTGTATATGGAACAAAG GAAGGAAAGCTAAGGATTCTCCAGTATGATAGTTCTAATAGTACAACTCATAATGTGTCCGGTTTTCTTGATGAAAATATGTTCGAG GTCCCAACATATGCCTTAGAATGCTAG